Proteins from a genomic interval of Maylandia zebra isolate NMK-2024a linkage group LG15, Mzebra_GT3a, whole genome shotgun sequence:
- the LOC143412614 gene encoding serine/threonine-protein kinase pim-1-like, with protein sequence MKKETRKIATPADKKDSGDQDCKSRTAKRKASPEKKTPMKRRRVAEQAGPSTSSDVVKGVKRKVVQDEEDTTKRAKRAKLLDHMSGDKEQASSSLDSGKDLNNKQVCAKNGKRKATGDDRESPKKKKRNVDQDKKSVADQKREFQARYVEEHQLGEGGCGAVFSGYRIEDRFPVAIKHIPKNKVYCKVADESGKMLSVEVAIMVKLAGEAEGSVGISAPVSLLEWFDLGKELILVLERPVPAVDLQKYKAEYGRTLPEDKAKVILKQLVDAVKELEDKHIFHRDIKGENILIETGSDVPRVRIIDFGLSCFVKQRSLYRVFYGTPLHTPPEWYRRSCYRCGPTTVWQMGVVLYEALHARHFSTERFLAKKLSIKKRLSTECQNFLEACLTIAPEKRPTLEELQLHPWLR encoded by the exons atgaaaaaggaaacaagaaaaattGCCACTCCAGCCGATAAGAAAGATTCGGGAGATCAAG ATTGTAAGAGCAGGACTGCTAAAAGAAAGGCCAGTCCTGAAAAGAAGACCCCAATGAAAAGGAGGAGGGTCGCTGAGCAGGCTGGTCCTTCCACCAGCTCAGATGTGGTCAAAGGAGTGAAGCGCAAGGTTGTGCAAGATGAAGAGGACACAACAAAGAGAGCAAAGAGGGCTAAACTTCTTGACCATATGAGCGGTGACAAGGAGCAAGCATCCTCCTCGTTGGACTCTGGTAAAG ACTTGAACAACAAACAGGTGTGCGcaaaaaatggcaaaagaaaGGCCACGGGAGACGACAGAGAGTcacccaagaaaaaaaaaaggaatgtggACCAGGACAAAAAATCAGTGGCAGACCAAAAAC GTGAATTCCAAGCCAGATATGTGGAGGAGCACCAGCTCGGAGAAGGAGGCTGCGGAGCAGTGTTTTCTGGCTACCGGATAGAAGATCGTTTTCCA GTTGCCATCAAACACATTCCCAAAAATAAAGTCTACTGCAAAGTGGCG GATGAAAGCGGGAAGATGCTCTCGGTGGAAGTGGCCATTATGGTTAAACTTGCAGGTGAAGCAGAAGGGTCAGTGGGAATATCAGCACCTGTGTCCTTGCTGGAGTGGTTCGACCTTGGCAAAGAGCTGATCCTGGTGCTGGAGAGACCTGTCCCCGCTGTGGACCTGCAAAAATACAAAGCAGAATATGGAAGAACCTTACCAGAGGACAAGGCCAAG GTCATTCTGAAGCAACTAGTTGATGCTGTAAAGGAACTTGAGGATAAACACATCTTTCATCGGGACATCAAGGGAGAAAACATTCTGATTGAGACCGGCTCCGATGTGCCTCGAGTTCGCATCATTGACTTTGGACTGAGCTGCTTTGTTAAACAGCGATCTCTGTATCGCGTCTTCTATG gCACTCCTCTTCACACCCCTCCCGAGTGGTACAGGAGGAGCTGCTACAGGTGTGGACCCACCACGGTGTGGCAAATGGGAGTGGTGTTGTATGAAGCGCTTCATGCACGGCACTTTAGTACCGAGAGGTTCCTCGCAAAGAAACTGAGCATCAAAAAGCGTCTGTCCACAG aaTGCCAGAATTTCTTGGAGGCATGTTTAACTATAGCCCCGGAGAAGCGCCCAACACTGGAGGAGCTCCAGCTTCACCCCTGGCTAAGatag
- the LOC112431957 gene encoding uncharacterized protein LOC112431957 isoform X1, translating into MSLSSVSQHARELETRRREAEERERRKQREVQLELERQLKEAVMIKDSMQAEMQVKEKEAEQQKKRIRELELTQQQLEVALNMEIQARLEEERARLELERLLQAEDEKRKHFQLLQEQQRTMQNLSPIQELSDGSPDEDTPSALNSASQELQDLQASRQRSHQRLEEVQERLRNASQQVRHWNIQLNRLMTPITPAERLESRLLSKPTCPKKEDALASNEFITKFKIRVDQNRGDDESLEHQLEAANLSDESFEAQTEVNGQI; encoded by the exons atGTCTCTTTCATCTGTTTCACAGCATGCACGGGAACTGGAAACTCGCCGAAGGgaggcagaggagagagagcGGAGGAAGCAGAGGGAGGTGCAGCTGGAACTGGAAAGACAGCTGAAAGAGGctgtgatg atAAAAGACAGCATGCAGGCTGAGATGCAGGTGAAGGAAAAGGAGGCTGAACAACAGAAGAAGAGGATCAGGGAGCTGGAgctgacacagcagcagctggaagttGCCCTTAATATGGAGATCCAGGCTCggctggaggaggagagggcCAGACTGGAGCTTGAGCG GTTGCTGCAGGCTGAAGATGAAAAGAGGAAACATTTCCAGCTCCTCCAGGAGCAGCAACGTACAATGCAAAACCTCAGCCCCATACAGGAGCTGTCAGATGGCAGTCCCGATGAGGACACCCCCTCAGCCCTAAACTCTGCCTCTCAGGAGCTCCAGGATCTGCAGGCATCTCGCCAAAGAAGTCACCAGCGTCTGGAG GAGGTCCAGGAGAGGCTGAGGAATGCCAGTCAACAGGTACGGCACTGGAACATCCAGCTGAACCGACTGATGACCCCCATTACTCCTGCAG AGCGACTGGAAAGCCGGCTGTTATCAAAGCCCACATGCCCTAAAAAGGAGGACGCGCTGGCCAGTAATGAGTTCATCACTAAGTTTAAGATAAGAGTTGATCAGAATAGAGGCGATGATGAAAGTCTGGAGCATCAGTTGGAGGCTGCCAACCTGTCTGATGAATCGTTCGAGGCCCAGACAGAAGTCAACGGACAAATATGA
- the LOC112431957 gene encoding uncharacterized protein LOC112431957 isoform X2: protein MSRLLTAHARELETRRREAEERERRKQREVQLELERQLKEAVMIKDSMQAEMQVKEKEAEQQKKRIRELELTQQQLEVALNMEIQARLEEERARLELERLLQAEDEKRKHFQLLQEQQRTMQNLSPIQELSDGSPDEDTPSALNSASQELQDLQASRQRSHQRLEEVQERLRNASQQVRHWNIQLNRLMTPITPAERLESRLLSKPTCPKKEDALASNEFITKFKIRVDQNRGDDESLEHQLEAANLSDESFEAQTEVNGQI from the exons ATGagcagattacttacagct CATGCACGGGAACTGGAAACTCGCCGAAGGgaggcagaggagagagagcGGAGGAAGCAGAGGGAGGTGCAGCTGGAACTGGAAAGACAGCTGAAAGAGGctgtgatg atAAAAGACAGCATGCAGGCTGAGATGCAGGTGAAGGAAAAGGAGGCTGAACAACAGAAGAAGAGGATCAGGGAGCTGGAgctgacacagcagcagctggaagttGCCCTTAATATGGAGATCCAGGCTCggctggaggaggagagggcCAGACTGGAGCTTGAGCG GTTGCTGCAGGCTGAAGATGAAAAGAGGAAACATTTCCAGCTCCTCCAGGAGCAGCAACGTACAATGCAAAACCTCAGCCCCATACAGGAGCTGTCAGATGGCAGTCCCGATGAGGACACCCCCTCAGCCCTAAACTCTGCCTCTCAGGAGCTCCAGGATCTGCAGGCATCTCGCCAAAGAAGTCACCAGCGTCTGGAG GAGGTCCAGGAGAGGCTGAGGAATGCCAGTCAACAGGTACGGCACTGGAACATCCAGCTGAACCGACTGATGACCCCCATTACTCCTGCAG AGCGACTGGAAAGCCGGCTGTTATCAAAGCCCACATGCCCTAAAAAGGAGGACGCGCTGGCCAGTAATGAGTTCATCACTAAGTTTAAGATAAGAGTTGATCAGAATAGAGGCGATGATGAAAGTCTGGAGCATCAGTTGGAGGCTGCCAACCTGTCTGATGAATCGTTCGAGGCCCAGACAGAAGTCAACGGACAAATATGA